A stretch of the Neisseria sp. DTU_2020_1000833_1_SI_GRL_NUU_006 genome encodes the following:
- the hisD gene encoding histidinol dehydrogenase: MKKLNTQLPSFQAELKALLAFETAQNPEIDRVVADICTDVQKRGDAALIEYTNRFDGTSAQTIADLILTQDDLQAAFERVQPEIQTALKTAAARVESYHQRQKMESWTYEDEDGTLLGQQITPLDRVGIYVPGGKAAYPSSVIMNAMPAHVAGVKEIIMVVPTPKGERNDIVLAAAFVAGVTKVFTVGGAQAVAALAYGTESVPQVDKITGPGNAFVAAAKRRVFGVVGIDMVAGPSEILVIADGTTPADWVAMDLFSQAEHDEIAQAILIGTSQPYLDEVQAAMNRLIEAMPRRDIIEASLGNRGAMILAKDLDEACEIANYISPEHLELSVENPQEWAKKIRHAGAIFMGRYTSESLGDYCAGPNHVLPTSRTARFSSPLGTYDFQKRSSLIQVSEQGAQKLGKIASVLAHGESLTAHARSAEFRLKD, translated from the coding sequence TGAAAAAACTCAACACCCAATTGCCCTCTTTCCAAGCCGAACTCAAAGCCCTGCTTGCCTTTGAGACCGCGCAGAATCCCGAAATCGACCGCGTCGTTGCCGACATTTGCACCGACGTGCAAAAGCGCGGCGATGCGGCACTCATCGAATACACCAACCGCTTCGATGGCACGTCCGCCCAAACCATAGCCGACCTCATCCTGACGCAAGACGATTTGCAGGCCGCATTTGAGCGTGTGCAGCCCGAAATTCAAACCGCCTTGAAAACCGCCGCCGCACGGGTCGAAAGCTATCACCAACGCCAAAAAATGGAATCGTGGACCTACGAAGACGAAGACGGCACGCTCTTGGGACAACAAATTACACCGCTTGACCGCGTCGGCATTTACGTCCCCGGCGGCAAAGCGGCGTATCCAAGTTCCGTCATCATGAACGCCATGCCTGCCCATGTCGCAGGCGTGAAAGAAATCATCATGGTCGTCCCCACGCCCAAAGGCGAACGCAACGACATCGTACTTGCCGCCGCCTTCGTCGCGGGCGTCACTAAAGTCTTCACCGTCGGCGGCGCGCAGGCGGTTGCCGCCCTCGCCTACGGCACCGAGTCCGTACCGCAGGTCGATAAAATCACCGGTCCGGGCAACGCCTTCGTCGCCGCCGCCAAACGCCGCGTGTTCGGCGTGGTCGGCATCGACATGGTGGCGGGGCCGTCTGAAATCCTCGTCATCGCCGACGGCACCACGCCTGCCGACTGGGTGGCGATGGATTTGTTCAGCCAAGCCGAACACGACGAAATCGCCCAAGCCATCCTCATCGGCACATCGCAGCCCTATCTCGACGAAGTTCAAGCCGCCATGAACCGCCTCATCGAAGCCATGCCCCGCCGCGACATCATCGAAGCCTCGCTCGGCAACAGGGGCGCGATGATACTCGCCAAAGACTTGGACGAAGCCTGCGAAATCGCCAACTACATTTCCCCCGAACACTTGGAATTGTCGGTAGAAAACCCGCAGGAATGGGCGAAAAAAATCCGCCACGCCGGCGCGATTTTCATGGGACGCTACACCAGCGAAAGCCTCGGCGACTACTGCGCCGGCCCCAACCACGTCCTGCCCACCAGCCGCACCGCCCGCTTCTCCTCGCCGCTGGGCACTTACGACTTCCAAAAACGCTCCAGCCTGATCCAAGTCTCCGAACAAGGCGCACAGAAACTGGGTAAAATCGCCAGCGTGTTGGCACACGGCGAAAGCCTGACCGCCCACGCGCGCTCGGCGGAATTCAGGTTGAAAGACTGA